One Microcoleus sp. AS-A8 DNA window includes the following coding sequences:
- a CDS encoding CopG family transcriptional regulator, with amino-acid sequence MGGKTSLAGVTTYIPPEWKKELEEWAQDEERSVSWLLLKLIGNALEQRRQEAPPQKSAEPLSLVSNDKTASAKN; translated from the coding sequence ATGGGCGGTAAAACTTCACTGGCGGGTGTGACAACTTACATTCCACCAGAGTGGAAAAAAGAGCTAGAAGAGTGGGCACAGGACGAAGAGCGCTCTGTGTCTTGGCTCCTGTTAAAGCTAATCGGAAATGCACTTGAACAGAGGCGTCAGGAAGCACCGCCACAAAAAAGTGCTGAGCCATTGAGCCTAGTCAGTAACGACAAAACAGCATCCGCAAAAAACTAA
- a CDS encoding right-handed parallel beta-helix repeat-containing protein — translation MKSTPLSVCTGLLLSLTLSNPVVAQVQNPEDITPKSTASAVDLRITPRLGVGYSTSGGGYDGFTRFEGFVPLLQNPGTNLTFLEGRLLLDNSADLGGNLLLGHRLYNSELNRTFGGYVSYDNRSTGKSSFNQLGLGLESLGKVWDFRVNGYIPLGNSRKLVSETGFDTGLQASGTPFFQGNYLITQAIRESQQVRRYEAALGGFDIEAGAKIAKLGDSGDLRGYGGVYYYGGKGTDSALGWRVRLEARPTDNLNIGVAVQDDRIFGTNVLFNVGVTFPGTRPKRFKNESESVVARLGESISRTNSIAVDSQTEATSFSQNVTVAATNPQTGAPYVFQHVNSGQAGGNGTIENPFAAIEAALGATQSDGNSIVYVSSASNSPALSSFQIRDGVQVLSSGPIQEILTKEFGLVRLPGSGSGNVSNVAGTVTLGNNTVLSGFAIASTNTPGIEARNISNAIIRDNTVTSTAQGVRLENVTGTVTLTNNNITSTGEAALEATNINNASISQSSFSSTNSATNGITLNGVSGNLDVTNSTLTVINPTISGLSAQNITGTVNIAANSGSQINTSGSAVGISLRESTGSVNLSGLQANSTGGAVLEATNINNANISQSTLSSTDSATNGITLNGVNGTVDVSNTSVNVTNPTGNGISAENVTGTVNIAANSGSQINTNGTAASLSLRESTGSVNLSGLQATATGGAVLEATNINNANISQSTLSSTNSASNGITLNGVSGTVGVSDTTVNITTPAQNGILASNITGTVNLNAKAGSTITTNGTEAGIALEQSTGSVNLSGLQVNSTGGAALEATNLNEANISQSILSSTNSATNGITLNGVSGRVDVSNSTVNVTNPTGNGISAENVTGTVNIAANSGSQINTNGTAASISLRESTGSVNLSGLQATATGGAVLEATNLNEANISQSILSSTNSATNGITLNGVSGKVDVSNSSVNVTNPTGNGISAENVTGTVNIAANSGSQINTNGTAASLSLRESTGSVNLSGLQATATGGAVLEAANINNANIAQSTLSSTNSATNGITLNGVSGTVGVSDTTVNVTTPAQNGILASNITGTVNLNANAGSTITTNGTEAGIALEQSTGSVNLSGLQVNSTGGAALTATNVNNGSLTQSTLTSTNSATSGLSFSGVSGIFDVNNSTITVAQPTNDGISVVDSTGIVSIAANPGSLITNAVNGVRINNVSGGLTASGLEIVDSSQNGISATNSRNLTLQGNTISNSGVDGINLNEVTGNITIANNSITNSVNNAIQFTNTTGQTELSVSNNQVTNAGTINGFDGISIATAGDAVSTLTFSDNQFTNVGDRYAFYLDTNGNSSSNFIFSNNQVTSSPGVIGGVVLENNAPASRLCLQMNGNTSSGASFVQYALSNNGNSQYQVVDLANVAVNNTGSLQFFGGPFTSVPVCPAP, via the coding sequence GTGAAAAGCACACCTTTGTCTGTCTGTACAGGTTTATTGCTATCCCTAACTTTGAGTAATCCAGTAGTTGCTCAAGTCCAAAATCCGGAAGATATTACCCCGAAATCAACAGCTTCAGCGGTGGACTTGCGGATTACGCCTCGCCTAGGAGTGGGATACAGTACTTCTGGCGGAGGTTACGATGGTTTTACTCGCTTCGAGGGTTTTGTGCCGCTACTACAAAACCCTGGTACGAACCTGACGTTCCTAGAAGGGCGGCTGCTGTTAGATAATAGTGCTGATTTGGGTGGTAACCTGCTGTTGGGCCATCGTCTCTACAACTCCGAGTTAAACCGCACGTTTGGTGGTTATGTCTCTTACGACAATCGCAGCACGGGTAAAAGCAGCTTTAACCAATTAGGATTAGGCTTGGAAAGTCTGGGCAAAGTTTGGGACTTTCGAGTCAATGGCTATATCCCTCTGGGCAATAGCCGCAAGTTGGTGAGTGAGACGGGTTTTGATACAGGTTTACAGGCGAGTGGTACCCCTTTCTTCCAAGGCAACTATTTAATTACACAGGCAATCCGAGAAAGCCAACAAGTCCGGCGTTATGAAGCGGCACTGGGGGGATTTGACATTGAGGCAGGAGCCAAAATTGCCAAGCTAGGGGATAGTGGCGATTTACGTGGCTATGGTGGAGTGTACTATTACGGTGGTAAAGGCACTGACTCTGCTCTGGGTTGGCGTGTAAGGCTGGAAGCGCGTCCTACAGACAACCTGAACATTGGCGTAGCGGTGCAAGATGACCGGATTTTTGGCACGAACGTACTGTTTAATGTGGGAGTTACCTTCCCTGGAACTCGTCCCAAGAGATTCAAGAATGAATCGGAATCGGTTGTCGCCCGATTGGGAGAATCCATCTCGCGCACCAACAGTATTGCTGTCGATTCCCAAACCGAAGCGACATCGTTTAGCCAAAACGTCACTGTCGCGGCAACCAATCCCCAAACGGGTGCTCCTTATGTGTTCCAACACGTCAATTCAGGGCAAGCGGGGGGAAATGGTACGATTGAAAATCCCTTTGCTGCCATTGAAGCGGCTCTTGGTGCCACCCAGTCTGATGGCAACAGTATTGTTTATGTAAGCTCTGCGAGCAATTCTCCCGCATTATCCAGCTTTCAGATTCGGGATGGAGTGCAGGTATTATCGAGTGGACCGATACAGGAAATTCTCACCAAGGAGTTTGGTTTAGTACGGCTTCCGGGTTCAGGCAGTGGCAATGTGTCGAATGTGGCGGGAACCGTCACGCTGGGAAATAATACCGTACTATCGGGGTTTGCGATCGCATCCACCAATACTCCTGGAATTGAAGCCAGGAATATCAGCAATGCAATCATTCGCGATAACACTGTCACCAGTACCGCCCAAGGCGTCCGCTTGGAAAATGTCACGGGAACGGTAACGTTAACCAATAACAACATTACGAGTACCGGTGAGGCAGCCCTAGAAGCGACTAACATCAATAATGCCAGCATTAGCCAAAGCAGTTTTTCCAGTACCAATTCCGCGACGAATGGCATTACTCTGAATGGCGTCAGTGGTAACTTGGATGTGACGAACAGCACGCTGACGGTAATTAATCCCACGATTAGTGGACTCTCGGCGCAGAATATCACGGGTACCGTAAATATCGCTGCCAACAGTGGCAGTCAGATTAACACCAGTGGTAGTGCCGTCGGCATCTCCTTAAGAGAAAGTACGGGTAGTGTCAACCTATCGGGATTACAAGCTAATTCTACCGGTGGGGCTGTGTTGGAAGCGACTAATATCAACAACGCCAACATTAGCCAAAGCACCCTCAGCAGTACCGATTCCGCCACGAATGGCATTACCCTCAATGGTGTCAATGGCACGGTGGATGTATCCAACACAAGTGTCAATGTCACCAATCCGACGGGGAATGGGATTTCGGCAGAGAATGTTACAGGTACGGTAAATATCGCTGCCAACAGTGGCAGTCAGATTAACACCAATGGGACGGCGGCTAGTCTTTCTTTGAGAGAAAGTACTGGAAGTGTTAACCTATCCGGATTACAAGCCACGGCAACCGGTGGGGCAGTGTTGGAAGCCACCAACATTAACAACGCCAACATTAGCCAAAGCACCCTCAGTAGTACCAATTCTGCCAGCAACGGCATTACCCTCAACGGTGTGAGTGGTACTGTTGGGGTAAGCGATACGACGGTTAATATCACCACGCCTGCACAAAATGGTATTTTAGCTAGCAACATTACAGGCACCGTTAACCTCAACGCCAAGGCGGGTAGCACCATTACTACCAATGGCACCGAGGCAGGCATTGCCCTAGAGCAAAGTACAGGTAGTGTGAATCTATCAGGATTGCAGGTGAATAGTACAGGTGGAGCCGCACTGGAAGCGACTAACCTGAATGAGGCCAATATTAGCCAAAGTATCCTTAGCAGTACCAATTCTGCAACCAATGGCATCACCCTCAATGGTGTTAGTGGCAGAGTTGATGTATCTAACAGTACTGTCAATGTCACCAATCCCACTGGGAATGGGATTTCCGCAGAGAATGTGACAGGAACTGTCAACATCGCTGCTAACAGTGGCAGTCAGATTAATACTAATGGCACGGCGGCTAGTATCTCTTTAAGAGAAAGTACTGGCAGTGTCAATTTATCAGGACTACAAGCCACGGCAACCGGTGGCGCAGTGCTGGAAGCGACTAACCTGAATGAGGCCAATATTAGCCAAAGTATTCTTAGCAGTACCAATTCTGCAACCAACGGCATTACCCTCAATGGTGTCAGTGGCAAGGTGGATGTATCCAACAGTAGTGTCAATGTCACCAATCCGACAGGAAATGGGATTTCCGCAGAGAATGTGACGGGAACTGTCAACATCGCTGCTAACAGTGGCAGTCAGATTAATACCAATGGCACGGCAGCTAGCCTTTCTTTGAGAGAAAGTACGGGTAGTGTCAACCTATCGGGATTACAAGCCACGGCAACCGGTGGGGCAGTGTTGGAAGCGGCTAATATCAACAACGCCAACATTGCTCAAAGCACCCTCAGCAGCACTAATTCCGCTACTAATGGCATTACCCTCAACGGTGTCAGTGGTACTGTTGGGGTAAGCGATACGACGGTTAATGTCACCACGCCTGCACAAAATGGTATTTTAGCTAGCAACATTACAGGCACTGTCAACCTCAACGCTAATGCGGGCAGTACCATTACCACCAATGGCACGGAGGCAGGTATTGCCTTGGAGCAAAGTACGGGTAGTGTGAATCTATCCGGATTGCAGGTGAATAGTACAGGTGGGGCGGCTTTAACTGCCACGAATGTGAACAATGGCAGCCTCACTCAATCTACGCTGACGAGTACTAATTCCGCGACGAGTGGTCTTAGCTTCTCCGGCGTTAGTGGTATTTTTGATGTGAATAACAGCACCATTACAGTTGCCCAACCCACGAATGATGGTATTTCAGTGGTTGATTCTACTGGAATTGTTAGCATTGCTGCTAATCCAGGGAGTCTGATTACCAATGCGGTGAATGGTGTTCGGATTAACAATGTTTCAGGGGGATTGACTGCGTCTGGATTGGAAATTGTGGATTCTAGCCAAAACGGTATTTCTGCAACCAATAGCCGCAATCTCACGCTGCAAGGGAACACAATTAGCAATAGTGGTGTTGATGGGATTAACTTAAATGAAGTGACAGGCAACATCACGATTGCTAACAATTCGATTACCAATTCGGTTAACAATGCGATTCAATTCACGAATACAACTGGTCAGACTGAGTTGAGTGTTTCTAACAATCAAGTTACCAACGCAGGCACTATCAATGGATTCGATGGAATCAGCATTGCCACAGCCGGTGATGCTGTATCGACGTTGACCTTTTCGGACAATCAGTTTACGAATGTTGGTGATAGGTATGCTTTTTACCTAGATACTAACGGTAATTCTTCCTCGAATTTCATCTTCTCTAATAATCAGGTTACTAGCAGCCCTGGAGTTATCGGTGGCGTCGTTTTAGAGAATAATGCACCAGCAAGCCGATTGTGCCTACAAATGAATGGAAATACCAGCAGTGGGGCAAGCTTTGTTCAATATGCCCTCAGTAATAATGGCAATTCACAGTATCAGGTTGTTGATTTGGCAAATGTAGCCGTCAATAACACGGGTAGTCTTCAATTCTTCGGAGGGCCTTTTACTAGCGTGCCAGTTTGTCCTGCACCTTAA
- a CDS encoding MFS transporter — protein sequence MPKHKLLSWLPQLSYQVWILAAGRLLSQIGTGFTMFYAPIFFVNQVGLSATAVGIGLGSGSISGVIGRFLGGSFADSNFWGRKRTLLLSAAVSAVADVVLALTFDFPSFIVGNLLMGLGIGLYWPATEAAVADLTTMEQRSEAFAITRLADSAGLGLGVILGGMLIGTTGNYRVLFAIDGISFVVFFAVVYAAIAETRKFNQHSPTLLGRGWAEAFGDRRLMVYLLVNILFTIYISQLQSTMPLYFTNFVPGGSTGKGFSPQIISGLFTWHVAFSALCQLPVARQLNRFSRPHALMISMLIFGAGFVLVWVTGTVVTNALIWAILALGILAIATVAYTPSASALVVDIAPESLRGVYLSLNSQCWAIGYFIGPPLGGWALDQSRYMAENFWLAAVASTSVGILILQLLHRMLRTHPRSL from the coding sequence ATGCCCAAGCACAAGCTGCTATCCTGGCTACCGCAACTGAGTTACCAAGTCTGGATTCTCGCTGCGGGTCGATTGCTCTCGCAAATTGGCACCGGATTTACGATGTTCTATGCACCGATATTTTTTGTCAATCAAGTGGGGTTATCGGCGACAGCCGTAGGAATTGGCTTGGGCAGTGGCTCTATTTCTGGGGTTATTGGTCGCTTTTTGGGCGGTTCTTTTGCGGACTCAAATTTCTGGGGACGCAAGCGGACACTGTTGCTCTCGGCGGCGGTTTCTGCGGTGGCGGATGTGGTATTAGCCTTAACTTTTGACTTTCCCAGCTTTATTGTGGGTAACCTGCTCATGGGTTTGGGGATTGGTCTTTATTGGCCTGCTACAGAAGCGGCTGTCGCTGATTTGACGACCATGGAGCAACGCAGCGAGGCTTTTGCAATCACGCGGTTGGCGGATAGTGCTGGCTTAGGGTTGGGGGTGATACTTGGAGGGATGTTGATTGGAACGACGGGTAATTATCGGGTGCTATTCGCGATCGATGGCATCTCTTTTGTGGTGTTCTTTGCGGTTGTGTATGCCGCGATCGCAGAAACTCGTAAATTTAATCAGCATTCTCCCACACTACTGGGCAGAGGTTGGGCGGAGGCATTTGGCGATCGGCGTCTGATGGTGTACCTGTTGGTGAATATCTTATTCACCATCTACATCTCTCAGTTACAAAGCACGATGCCCCTCTATTTCACTAACTTTGTACCAGGGGGAAGCACAGGGAAGGGATTCTCACCCCAAATCATCAGTGGTTTGTTTACCTGGCATGTGGCTTTTTCCGCCTTGTGTCAGTTGCCAGTGGCTCGTCAGCTCAATCGTTTCAGTCGTCCCCATGCCTTGATGATTTCCATGCTGATATTTGGGGCTGGTTTTGTCCTCGTTTGGGTGACGGGAACTGTTGTGACCAATGCCCTGATTTGGGCGATTTTAGCCTTGGGGATTTTAGCAATCGCCACTGTCGCTTATACCCCTTCAGCTTCTGCCCTGGTTGTAGATATCGCCCCGGAATCACTGCGGGGCGTTTACCTGTCGCTGAACTCTCAGTGTTGGGCGATTGGCTACTTTATTGGCCCTCCTCTCGGTGGGTGGGCATTAGATCAGTCACGTTACATGGCTGAGAATTTTTGGTTGGCGGCTGTTGCCAGTACCAGCGTGGGTATCCTGATTTTGCAGTTGCTTCATCGGATGCTGCGAACCCATCCGCGATCGCTCTAG
- the hemL gene encoding glutamate-1-semialdehyde 2,1-aminomutase has product MVNTTIKTTKSEEIFAAAQNLMPGGVSSPVRAFKSVGGQPIVFDHVKGAYIWDVDGNQYIDYVGTWGPAICGHAHPDVISALHEALEKGTSFGAPSALENVLASMVIDAVPSIEMVRFVNSGTEACMAVIRLMRAFTGRDKIIKFEGCYHGHADMLLVQAGSGVATLGLPDSPGVPKSATSNTVTAPYNDLEAVKALFESSPDEIAGVILEPVVGNAGFIPPDAGFLEGLRVLTQEYGALLVFDEVMTGFRIAYGGAQEKFGITPDLTTLGKVIGGGLPVGAYGGRKDIMSMVAPAGPMYQAGTLSGNPLAMTAGIKTLELLQKPGTYEQLDRITKKLSDGLLQIAKETGHEVFGGQISAMFGMFFTGEPVHNYADAKKSDLTKFSHFHRGMLEHGVYLAPSQFEAGFTSLAHTDEDIDRTLEAAREVLSSL; this is encoded by the coding sequence TTGGTTAATACCACAATTAAAACGACCAAATCAGAAGAAATCTTCGCCGCTGCCCAAAACCTGATGCCAGGAGGTGTCAGTTCCCCCGTCCGGGCGTTCAAATCGGTGGGAGGACAGCCCATTGTTTTTGACCACGTCAAAGGAGCCTACATTTGGGATGTAGATGGCAACCAGTACATCGACTATGTGGGTACTTGGGGGCCAGCCATTTGCGGTCATGCTCACCCAGACGTGATTTCGGCTCTGCATGAGGCTCTGGAAAAAGGCACTAGCTTTGGAGCTCCCTCTGCGCTAGAGAATGTGTTGGCATCGATGGTGATTGATGCTGTCCCTAGCATTGAAATGGTGCGGTTCGTTAATTCCGGAACCGAAGCCTGTATGGCTGTTATCCGGTTGATGCGGGCGTTTACTGGACGTGACAAAATTATCAAGTTTGAAGGCTGCTATCACGGTCACGCGGATATGCTCCTAGTTCAGGCCGGTTCTGGCGTTGCGACGTTAGGCTTGCCCGATTCCCCTGGTGTTCCCAAGTCTGCGACTAGCAATACCGTAACCGCTCCTTACAATGATTTGGAAGCCGTAAAAGCGCTATTTGAATCCTCTCCGGATGAAATTGCCGGTGTGATTTTGGAGCCAGTAGTCGGGAATGCTGGTTTTATTCCTCCAGATGCTGGGTTCCTCGAAGGTTTACGAGTACTAACCCAAGAGTATGGTGCTCTGCTGGTGTTTGATGAAGTGATGACAGGATTCCGCATTGCTTACGGCGGTGCTCAAGAAAAATTCGGCATTACGCCTGATTTGACAACACTGGGCAAAGTCATCGGTGGTGGATTACCGGTGGGAGCTTACGGCGGACGTAAGGATATTATGTCAATGGTTGCACCCGCAGGCCCCATGTATCAAGCGGGTACGCTTTCGGGTAATCCCCTAGCGATGACAGCAGGAATTAAGACGTTGGAGTTGCTGCAAAAACCGGGCACCTACGAACAGCTCGATCGCATTACCAAGAAGCTATCAGACGGTTTGCTACAAATTGCCAAGGAAACCGGTCACGAAGTCTTTGGTGGACAAATCAGTGCCATGTTCGGCATGTTCTTCACCGGTGAACCCGTGCACAACTACGCAGATGCCAAAAAGTCTGACTTAACCAAGTTCAGTCATTTCCATCGTGGAATGTTGGAGCATGGTGTTTACTTGGCACCGTCTCAGTTTGAGGCAGGGTTTACTTCCCTAGCTCATACGGATGAAGATATTGACCGCACACTGGAAGCGGCACGCGAGGTTCTATCGAGTTTGTAA
- the map gene encoding type I methionyl aminopeptidase, which produces MNILNDLLSQPVQPSPAKKQRRAIEIKSQREIGIMRQAGKIVATVLKEISEIAQPGMTTLDLDIYAEQRIREMGAVPSLKGYRGFPATLCTSINNEAVHGIPSSKRVIQSGDVLKVDTCAYYQGFHGDSCITIAIDEVSADAAKFIRVAQEALYKGIEQVKAGNYLMDIAGTVQDHVQTNGFSIVEDFTGHGVGRTLHEEPCVFFFRTRELPNVKLRSGMTLTIEPILCAGSKETRLLADGWTVVTADDSLSAQFEHTVLVTEDGCEILTDRTKL; this is translated from the coding sequence ATGAATATTCTTAACGACCTCCTGTCCCAGCCTGTTCAACCCTCCCCTGCCAAAAAGCAACGTCGTGCAATCGAAATCAAATCACAGCGTGAAATCGGCATTATGCGTCAGGCGGGGAAGATTGTGGCAACCGTATTGAAAGAGATTTCAGAAATTGCTCAGCCAGGAATGACAACGCTGGATTTGGATATTTATGCGGAGCAGCGCATCCGGGAAATGGGCGCAGTTCCCAGCCTCAAGGGGTATCGTGGCTTTCCGGCAACCCTGTGTACCAGTATTAACAACGAGGCTGTACATGGCATCCCTAGCTCTAAGCGAGTGATTCAAAGTGGTGATGTTCTCAAGGTTGATACCTGTGCTTACTACCAAGGCTTTCACGGTGACTCTTGCATCACAATTGCGATCGATGAAGTCTCTGCGGACGCGGCAAAATTCATTCGTGTCGCACAGGAAGCGCTTTACAAGGGTATCGAGCAAGTTAAAGCCGGAAATTATTTAATGGATATTGCTGGTACTGTGCAAGACCATGTGCAAACAAATGGTTTTAGCATCGTGGAAGATTTCACCGGTCACGGTGTGGGACGGACTCTACACGAAGAACCTTGTGTTTTCTTCTTCCGCACCCGTGAATTACCCAATGTTAAGCTGCGCTCTGGAATGACATTAACGATTGAACCGATTCTCTGTGCAGGTTCTAAGGAAACACGATTGTTAGCCGATGGTTGGACGGTGGTAACTGCTGATGATTCCCTGTCAGCGCAGTTTGAACATACGGTACTGGTAACTGAAGATGGCTGCGAAATCTTAACGGATCGCACAAAGCTCTAA
- a CDS encoding YajQ family cyclic di-GMP-binding protein codes for MASTFSFDVVSDFDRQELVNTVDQTIREISSRYDLKDTKTTVELGEEVITVNTDSEFTLEAVHTILRTKAAKRNLSQKIFDYGKVESASGNRVRQEIKLTKGISQEIAKKITKLIRDEFKKVQGSIQGDAVRVSSSSKDDLQGVMQRLKQEDFPVALQFTNYR; via the coding sequence ATGGCTTCCACATTTTCATTCGATGTTGTCAGCGACTTTGACCGACAAGAATTGGTCAACACGGTAGACCAAACGATTCGGGAAATCAGCAGCCGTTATGACCTAAAAGACACAAAAACTACGGTCGAATTAGGTGAAGAAGTCATTACTGTCAATACAGATAGCGAATTCACTCTAGAAGCCGTTCATACGATTCTCCGAACCAAAGCGGCGAAGCGCAACCTCTCGCAGAAAATCTTTGACTACGGCAAAGTCGAGTCCGCTAGCGGTAATCGCGTCCGCCAAGAAATTAAGCTCACAAAAGGAATTAGTCAGGAAATAGCCAAGAAAATCACTAAGCTGATTCGTGACGAATTCAAAAAGGTACAAGGCTCCATTCAAGGGGATGCGGTTAGAGTTTCGAGTAGCTCTAAAGATGACTTACAAGGAGTTATGCAGCGATTGAAACAGGAGGATTTTCCTGTAGCACTGCAATTTACTAACTATCGTTAG
- a CDS encoding DNA recombination-mediator protein A — translation MTQSVDIVGVDTLAQELATIQQTGSKRIALLGSRHVPITHQNLIEMMSYALVLEGNRLITSGATGTNAAAIRGAMRADPSLLTVILPQSLERQPRESRKQLELVMHLVENSENDNLSLSEASALCNQEIVSRCQQLICFAFHDSRTLLKTCEDAEEQRKLVTLFYFD, via the coding sequence TTGACTCAATCAGTAGACATCGTCGGTGTCGATACATTAGCGCAAGAGCTTGCGACAATCCAGCAAACGGGTTCTAAGCGGATTGCGCTTTTAGGGTCGCGTCACGTTCCCATCACCCATCAAAACCTCATTGAGATGATGAGCTACGCCCTAGTTCTAGAGGGTAATCGTCTCATCACTTCTGGTGCTACCGGCACAAACGCCGCCGCAATTCGCGGTGCCATGCGTGCTGACCCCAGCTTACTCACTGTGATTTTGCCCCAAAGCCTAGAACGTCAGCCACGAGAATCACGCAAGCAGCTGGAGCTGGTGATGCATTTGGTGGAAAATTCAGAAAACGATAATCTGTCCCTCAGTGAAGCGAGTGCGCTGTGCAATCAGGAAATTGTCTCCCGGTGTCAGCAGCTCATTTGCTTTGCGTTTCATGACAGCCGAACCCTGCTCAAAACTTGCGAAGATGCAGAAGAGCAGCGCAAGCTTGTCACTCTGTTTTACTTTGACTAA
- a CDS encoding DUF202 domain-containing protein yields MPEIDRQREHQANERTFLAWMRTSISLIGFGFAIARFGLFLHELQTRLNEKDLPTHSFISSQSLGIGLVIIGIIFIVLAVWRYNQVFWQIERGDYRPSRLLVWVTAATVIFLGFLSIPLLLFRQTSPANSPSSRSRVERYFGKHLSTSLNLKQQTKFRLR; encoded by the coding sequence ATGCCAGAAATTGACCGCCAGAGAGAGCATCAAGCTAATGAACGGACATTTCTCGCTTGGATGCGTACCTCTATTTCCTTGATTGGGTTCGGTTTTGCGATCGCTCGCTTTGGCCTATTTCTGCATGAACTGCAAACTCGTCTCAACGAGAAAGACTTGCCAACCCACTCCTTCATCAGTTCCCAAAGCCTGGGTATTGGTCTTGTGATTATCGGCATCATCTTCATTGTCCTAGCCGTGTGGCGTTACAACCAAGTCTTCTGGCAAATTGAGCGAGGTGATTATCGACCTTCACGTCTGTTGGTTTGGGTTACGGCGGCAACCGTAATCTTTCTTGGCTTCCTCAGTATTCCCTTACTTCTCTTCCGACAGACTTCTCCGGCTAACTCTCCTTCTTCGCGTAGTAGAGTTGAGCGCTACTTTGGAAAACATTTGTCTACGTCACTAAACCTCAAGCAGCAAACTAAGTTTAGGCTGAGGTGA
- a CDS encoding MAPEG family protein encodes MNLQDSVILLYCIVAAAALIYLPFLVVASGRVQVGYDLSAPRAMFDKLPPYAQRATWAHQNSFEAFMIFTAAALMAYVTGQNSSLAVGAAIAFVIARSLYSVFYILDIPLARSLMFAIGSACSGTLFVLSLLSANNPIKLL; translated from the coding sequence ATGAATCTACAGGATTCTGTAATTCTGCTTTACTGTATTGTCGCGGCGGCAGCACTAATTTATCTGCCGTTTCTGGTCGTAGCATCTGGGCGTGTCCAAGTCGGATATGACCTGAGTGCGCCGCGTGCGATGTTTGACAAGTTACCTCCCTATGCTCAGCGAGCGACCTGGGCACATCAGAACTCGTTTGAAGCCTTTATGATTTTCACGGCGGCGGCACTGATGGCTTATGTGACGGGACAAAATTCGTCCTTAGCTGTGGGAGCGGCGATCGCTTTTGTCATTGCCCGCTCGCTATACTCGGTTTTTTATATCCTTGACATCCCCTTAGCCCGATCGCTAATGTTCGCCATCGGCTCAGCTTGTAGCGGCACTCTGTTCGTCTTAAGCCTACTGAGTGCCAATAACCCCATCAAGTTACTCTAA
- the hisIE gene encoding bifunctional phosphoribosyl-AMP cyclohydrolase/phosphoribosyl-ATP diphosphatase HisIE — translation MSASESNSLHQAIPVDKIRYDERGLVPAIVQDYLDGTVLMMAWMNQESLQKTLETGETWFWSRSRSQLWHKGETSGHLQKVRSLRYDCDSDCLLVTVEQIGDIACHTGERSCFHQVDGTKAAPPADTLSQVFDVICDRRDNPTETSYTCKLFAGGDNKILKKIGEEAAEVVMACKDDDKDAIASEVADLFYHTLVALAHHDVDVKEVYRKLQERRK, via the coding sequence TTGTCTGCTTCTGAATCGAATTCCTTACACCAAGCCATCCCCGTGGATAAAATTCGCTACGATGAGCGGGGATTAGTGCCGGCAATTGTACAAGACTATTTGGATGGTACTGTCTTGATGATGGCGTGGATGAATCAGGAGTCGTTACAGAAAACCCTGGAAACGGGGGAAACCTGGTTTTGGAGCCGATCGCGTTCCCAACTGTGGCATAAAGGAGAAACTTCAGGTCATCTCCAGAAAGTGCGATCGCTCCGCTATGATTGCGATAGTGATTGCTTACTGGTTACCGTCGAGCAAATTGGCGATATTGCCTGTCACACAGGAGAACGGAGTTGTTTCCATCAAGTGGATGGGACAAAAGCCGCTCCCCCAGCCGATACCTTGTCACAGGTGTTTGACGTGATTTGCGATCGCCGAGACAACCCCACTGAAACCTCGTATACCTGTAAGCTGTTTGCTGGGGGCGATAATAAGATTCTTAAAAAAATTGGTGAAGAAGCTGCCGAAGTGGTAATGGCTTGTAAGGATGACGATAAGGATGCGATCGCCTCTGAAGTTGCCGATTTGTTCTATCACACCCTTGTCGCGTTAGCCCACCATGATGTTGATGTGAAAGAGGTTTATCGTAAATTGCAAGAACGCCGAAAATAA